The following are encoded together in the Plasmodium reichenowi strain SY57 chromosome 3, whole genome shotgun sequence genome:
- a CDS encoding zinc finger protein, putative: protein MVHKVEKEKKTEAQETRVVAKEQTHAKEENNESNIAVTEENTISNNGQEIAISKNDQENVPLKSSEERQNASNEEDKELKQIQEFHDISNENEHNENRSFSTSTLSSFFKEYEENSVEQHFFSESTHTEHSMEDSNNVETIANAVTNDVLRSNRSTSYSKQKNELTSVTCYVCGETVDLNIWSDHIFAHNLDSKTMREKYFSNEKRNNANVDCCKKEYNSNCDVDRYEKKENINITNSSLSSSSNGAYDSLNELYRNINDERQKNKIAQKPKEDDNNTNLNISNTTNDDNTKGTNSYDNVRDNFERENIEQGNMFYNGNSKIDTCGYNTSLSNGNETTEIKESSNVNEKRNSEEINLPGTENSKEDMEISKSPKNEANNNDHDNKEKEEKRVNANKEKITQQSRYYIDDNSPINYFGIPFNNKNVFTIRDYMTSNLHDRNTSRIYERSIRMNRTSYYNILENFYKSRLERLQYIRREMYIEYDKFIREIHEKYRRTGEFIYRPTNTNGNYYTDTANANMGNNNMNSGILNNINNHSFNANRKNNMILEQKLYDNKSTESFKNMNRHEVQRINNKNTNMISINSSSNISKDKNNNVTNSHSDDKNNKRNNDNVNIFNGKSIPGTKLNPCNNEINSVNNIMRIKPEEYNNRNTEFKSFKVPTNVNVPIAPYVSLMKRDNLRGFHLNTDQSINKLSKNEQTTQTNINRNTSRMDNRLEILTNTNNNNNNNNDNSSSINNSSKNEVSQKNGKDNENENENKNEDEDKNKNDDHNNKKEDDNDDNNNNNNGSNNSSNNSNNSNNNTNNNSNNSNNSNNNTNNTNNNSNNTNNNSNNTNNNSNNTNNNTNNSNNNTNNNTNNTNNNTNNTNNNTNNTNNSNNNTNNTNNNTNNSNNNNNNNNNNNNTNRNISSNNNRNNNNIYESYGNNILVGRNYIRSPSYDEINSLIRHMYRDKGPIQIIRHGPYCDDQYIVMNPLQTRMRNVNVGHNSNAYDNNRYRTSNGQNYSGGNNNIITTSSSNNRDGNANRDGNTNRDGNANRDGNANRDGNANRDGNTNRDGNTNRDGNANRDGNANRDGNANRDGNTNKDGNANRDGNANRDGNANRDGNTNRDGNANRDGNTNRDGNANRDSDTNRDSDTNRDSDTNGDSDTYGDINTNVIINSSDNAMPGVVTHRVVRNGNQDTIVISVPSTSRCYFALSLQSYRHDNPENSTQGNINSNQNNGMNNPLFFFREGHNFSCVNYDKEKSEHSNLKKCCICCENYQHNDNVIFLPCTHNFHKECILKWISKNTTCPLCKIDLRNSYKK, encoded by the coding sequence ATGGTTCATAAAgtagaaaaagaaaaaaaaactgAGGCCCAAGAAACACGAGTTGTTGCTAAAGAGCAAACGCATGCAAAAGAAGAGAACAATGAAAGTAATATTGCAGTTACAGAAGAAAATACCATTTCAAATAATGGCCAAGAAATTGCtatttcaaaaaatgaCCAAGAAAATGTTCCTTTGAAAAGTTCAGAAGAAAGACAGAATGCATCTAATGAAGAAGACAAGGAACTAAAGCAAATTCAAGAGTTTCATGATATAAGTAATGAGAATGAACATAACGAAAATAGAAGCTTCTCAACATCCACTCTTTCCAGTTTTTTCAAAGAATATGAGGAAAATTCTGTGGAacaacattttttttcGGAGAGCACTCATACAGAACATTCCATGGAAGATTCAAATAATGTAGAGACTATAGCGAATGCAGTTACAAATGATGTTTTAAGGTCTAACAGAAGTACAAGTTATTCTAAACAGAAAAACGAATTAACATCTGTAACTTGTTATGTATGTGGAGAAACTGTAGACTTAAATATCTGGAGTGATCATATATTTGCTCATAATTTGGATAGTAAAACTATGCgtgaaaaatatttttctaatgaaaaaagaaataacGCAAATGTTGATTGCtgtaaaaaagaatataattcGAATTGTGATGTTGATagatatgaaaaaaaagaaaacataaatatCACGAATTCTTCTTTATCTAGTTCTTCTAATGGTGCATATGATAGTTTGAATGAATTATATAGGAATATTAATGATGAAAGGCAAAAGAACAAGATCGCACAGAAGCCTAAGGAGGACGATAACAACACGAATTTGAACATTAGTAACACTACTAATGATGATAACACAAAAGGTACTAATAGTTATGATAACGTCCGTGATAATTTCGAAAGGGAAAACATAGAACAAGGGAACATGTTTTATAACGGCAATTCTAAAATTGATACGTGCGGATACAATACTTCTCTAAGTAATGGAAATGAAACTACAGAAATAAAGGAATCTAGTAATGTTAATGAGAAGAGAAATTCTGAAGAAATTAATTTACCAGGTACTGAAAATTCCAAGGAAGACATGGAAATTAGTAAATCACCAAAAAATGAAgcaaataataatgatcatgataataaagaaaaagaagaaaaaaggGTGAACGcaaataaagaaaaaataacaCAACAATCaagatattatattgatGATAATTCACCTATTAATTATTTCGGAATACCATTTAACAATAAGAACGTATTTACCATAAGAGATTATATGACATCCAATTTACATGACAGAAACACATCAAGGATATACGAAAGAAGCATAAGAATGAATAGAACttcatattataacatacttgagaatttttataaaagtaGATTAGAACGTTTACAATACATTAGAAGGGAAATGTATATTGAATATGATAAGTTTATACGTGAAATAcatgaaaaatatagaagaaCAGGtgaatttatatatagacCTACCAACACAAATGGAAACTATTATACAGATACAGCTAATGCGAATATgggaaataataatatgaattctggaatattaaataatataaacaatcATTCGTTTAATGCAAATAGAAAGAACAACATGATTTTAGAACAAAAActatatgataataaaagtactgagagttttaaaaatatgaatcGTCATGAGGTACAaagaattaataataaaaacacTAACATGATTAGCATTAATTCAAGTAGTAACATCTCTAAGGATAAGAACAATAATGTTACTAATAGTCATAGTGATGACAAGAATAATAAACGCAATAATGATAAcgtaaatatttttaatggGAAAAGCATACCTGGTACAAAATTAAACCCTTGCaataatgaaattaattctgtaaataatataatgagAATAAAACCagaagaatataataatagaaataCAGAATTTAAATCTTTTAAGGTGCCAACAAATGTTAATGTTCCAATAGCACCATATGTTTCTTTAATGAAAAGGGATAACTTACGAGGTTTCCATTTGAATACTGACCAGAGTATCAATAAGTTATCGAAAAATGAACAAACCACTcaaacaaatataaatagaaaCACTTCACGTATGGATAATCGCCTTGAAATATTAActaatacaaataataataataataataataatgataatagtagtagtataaataatagtagCAAAAATGAAGTTTCCCAGAAGAATGGCAAggataatgaaaatgagaatgaaaataaaaatgaagatgaggataaaaataaaaatgatgatcataataataagaaggAGGATGACAATGatgataacaataataacaacaacgGCAGCAACAACAGCAGCAACAACAGCAACAACAGCAACAATAACACCAACAATAACAGCAACAACAGCAACAACAGCAACAATAACACCAACAACACCAACAATAACAGCAACAACACCAACAATAACAGCAACAACACCAACAATAACAGCAACAACACCAACAATAACACCAACAACAGCAACAATAACACCAACAATAACACCAACAACACCAACAATAACACCAACAACACCAACAATAACACCAACAACACCAACAACAGCAACAATAACACCAACAACACCAACAATAACACCAACAATAGcaataacaacaataacaacaataataataataataatacgAACAGAAACAttagtagtaataataatagaaataaCAATAACATTTACGAATCTTatggtaataatatattagtgggtagaaattatataagaaGTCCCAGTTATGATGAAATTAATTCTTTAATTCGCCATATGTATCGTGACAAGGGTCCAATACAAATTATTAGACACGGTCCATATTGTGATGATCAATATATTGTAATGAACCCACTTCAAACAAGAATGAGAAATGTTAATGTAGGTCATAATTCAAACGcttatgataataatagatATAGAACTTCTAATGGACAAAATTATTCAGGTGgaaataacaatataattactactagtagtagtaataatagAGATGGTAATGCCAACAGAGATGGTAATACCAACAGAGATGGTAATGCCAACAGAGATGGTAATGCCAACAGAGATGGTAATGCCAACAGAGATGGTAATACCAACAGAGATGGTAATACCAACAGAGATGGTAATGCCAACAGAGATGGTAATGCCAACAGAGATGGTAATGCCAACAGAGATGGTAATACCAACAAAGATGGTAATGCTAACAGAGATGGTAATGCTAACAGAGATGGTAATGCTAATAGAGATGGTAATACCAACAGAGATGGTAATGCTAACAGGGATGGTAATACCAACAGAGATGGTAATGCTAATAGAGATAGTGATACCAATAGAGATAGTGATACCAATAGAGATAGTGATACTAACGGAGATAGTGATACTTATGGAGATATAAATACtaatgttattataaattcTTCTGATAATGCTATGCCTGGAGTCGTTACACATCGAGTTGTAAGAAATGGAAATCAAGACACGATCGTTATTAGTGTACCATCTACTTCAAGATGTTATTTTGCCTTATCACTACAATCATACCGTCATGATAACCCTGAAAATTCAACACAAGGAAATATTAATTCAAACCAAAATAACGGTATGAATAATCCCTTGTTCTTTTTTAGAGAAGGACATAATTTTTCATGTGTTAATTATGATAAGGAAAAATCAGAACATTctaatttaaaaaaatgttgtATTTGTTGTGAAAATTATCAGCATAATGATAATGTGATATTTTTACCATGTACACATAATTTTCATAAGGAATGTATTCTTAAATGGATAAGCAAAAATACCACGTGTCCACTTTGTAAAATAGATCTTCGAAATAGTTATAAgaagtaa